Proteins from a single region of Primulina tabacum isolate GXHZ01 chromosome 5, ASM2559414v2, whole genome shotgun sequence:
- the LOC142547463 gene encoding aldehyde dehydrogenase family 2 member C4-like: MAQSNGKLENSVKIPEIKFTKLFINGEFVNSISGKTFETIDPRTEQVLAQVAEGDKEDVDLAVKAARQAFDEGPWPRLPGAERRRIMLKFADLVDENAEELAAIDTMDAGNLYSFAKGQYIHGAANQIRYYAGAADKIHGETLKMSRELQGYTLMEPIGVVGLITPWNFPSTMFAIKVGPALAAGCTVVVKPAEQTPLSALYYAHLAKQAGVPDGVINVVTGNGSTAGAAISSHMDIDMVSFTGSTVTGHRIMQAAATSNLKSVCLELGGKSPFIIFKDADVDKIVPLALIGCLYNQGQICVAGSRIFVQEEIYDTFLSKLEEHVKNWVVGDPFEPNVHQGPQVDKKQYDKVLSYIELGKKQGATLFSGGKALDRKGYYIEPTIFTDVTDDMAIATDEIFGPVMSVMKFKTVEEVIKRANGTKYGLAAGVMTNDLNIANTVSRSIKAGTIWINCYFAFDDDLTIGGYKMSGFGKDMGMDALQKYLKTKSVATPIYNSPWL, translated from the exons ATGGCGCAAAGCAATGGAAAGTTGGAGAATTCTGTGAAGATACCTGAAATAAAATTTACGAAGCTCTTCATTAACGGAGAGTTCGTTAATTCCATATCAG GAAAAACATTCGAAACAATAGATCCAAGGACAGAACAAGTGCTAGCACAAGTCGCAGAAGGGGACAAGGAAGATGTTGATTTAGCTGTGAAGGCTGCCCGTCAGGCTTTCGATGAGGGCCCTTGGCCTCGACTGCCCGGTGCG GAAAGGCGACGGATAATGCTGAAATTTGCGGATTTAGTGGACGAAAACGCTGAGGAATTGGCAGCCATAGACACAATGGATGCTGGGAACTTGTACAGTTTTGCGAAAGGCCAGTATATCCATGGTGCAGCTAACCAAATAAGGTACTATGCTGGTGCAGCAGACAAAATTCACGGGGAGACATTAAAAATGTCGAGAGAATTACAAGGGTATACATTGATGGAGCCGATCGGTGTCGTCGGACTCATAACTCCATGGAATTTTCCGAGTACGATGTTCGCAATTAAAGTTGGCCCTGCACTAGCTGCTGGTTGTACTGTGGTTGTCAAGCCTGCTGAGCAAACACCTCTCTCTGCTCTTTATTATGCTCATTTGGCAAAGCAG GCCGGAGTTCCGGACGGGGTGATCAATGTAGTGACAGGAAACGGATCCACGGCCGGCGCAGCCATTAGCTCACACATGGACATAGACATGGTTAGCTTTACGGGATCCACCGTGACAGGGCACCGCATAATGCAAGCCGCTGCAACGAGTAATTTGAAATCCGTATGCCTTGAGCTAGGAGGAAAGTCCCCATTCATTATTTTTAAAGATGCGGACGTTGACAAAATTGTTCCTCTTGCTCTCATTGGATGTCTTTACAACCAG GGCCAGATTTGTGTTGCTGGTTCTCGGATTTTTGTTCAAGAAGAGATTTATGATACATTTCTCTCCAAGTTGGAGGAGCATGTCAAAAATTGGGTTGTTGGGGATCCTTTCGAGCCAAATGTTCACCAAGGCCCACAA GTTGACAAAAAACAATATGATAAAGTTCTGTCATACATCGAACTCGGCAAGAAGCAAGGTGCCACGCTATTTAGTGGTGGCAAGGCTTTAGACAGAAAGGGATATTACATCGAGCCAACAATATTTACTGATGTCACG GATGATATGGCTATTGCTACTGACGAAATATTCGGGCCTGTAATGTCAGTCATGAAATTCAA AACTGTTGAAGAGGTTATAAAGAGAGCTAATGGCACAAAATATGGGCTAGCTGCGGGCGTAATGACGAATGATTTGAACATTGCTAACACGGTTTCAAGATCCATCAAGGCTGGTACAATTTGGATCAATTGCTACTTTGCTTTTGACGATGACTTAACTATTGGAGGCTACAAAATGAGTGGGTTTGGCAAGGATATGGGGATGGATGCTCTTCAAAAATACCTTAAAACCAAATCTGTTGCCACTCCCATATATAATTCACCATGGCTCTGA